The following are encoded together in the Perca fluviatilis chromosome 23, GENO_Pfluv_1.0, whole genome shotgun sequence genome:
- the LOC120553557 gene encoding protein SCO2 homolog, mitochondrial yields the protein MLLLRCIVGDLRVAGRLLRAFPPVSAPPRPPQLAQRRFLSRGGSPSASSARLKLRTRLAVTLLVGGGLLAAWRYVYAEKQQKLRQQRVEQLQKVALGQGAFSLLDHHGCRRTKADFLGSWVLLYFGFTHCPDICPEELEKLSAVVSALDGDASLAPVQPVFITVDPERDDVAALARYVADFHPRLLALTGTAEEVKAAGRDYRVYASAGPRDEDGDYIVDHTVLIYLVSPDGLFLDYYNRTKSQDQITDSVRKHIQTYVTLGTQ from the exons ATGTTGTTGCTCAGGTGCATTGTGGGAGATCTGCGTGTAGCAGGGCGACTCCTGAGAGCTTTTCCTCCCGTCTCGGCGCCCCCCAGACCTCCTCAGCTGGCCCAGCGGCGTTTCCTGTCTCGTGGCGGGAGTCCTTCGGCTTCCTCCGCCAGACTGAAGCTGCGGACGCGCCTGGCGGTGACGCTGCTGGTCGGCGGCGGGCTGCTGGCCGCGTGGCGCTACGTGTACGCCGAGAAGCAGCAGAAGCTGCGGCAGCAACGGgtggagcagctgcagaaagtgGCGCTCGGTCAGGGCGCCTTCAGCCTGCTGGACCACCACGGGTGCCGCCGCACCAAGGCCGACTTCCTGGGCAGCTGG gtGCTGCTGTACTTCGGCTTCACGCACTGTCCCGACATCTGTCCCGAGGAGCTGGAGAAGCTGAGCGCCGTGGTGTCGGCGCTGGACGGGGACGCCTCTCTGGCGCCGGTGCAGCCCGTCTTCATCACCGTGGACCCGGAGCGGGACGACGTGGCCGCGCTGGCGCGCTACGTGGCCGACTTCCACCCGCGCCTGCTGGCGCTGACGGGCACGGCCGAGGAGGTGAAAGCCGCGGGGCGGGACTACCGCGTGTACGCCAGCGCGGGGCCCAGGGACGAGGACGGGGACTACATCGTGGACCACACGGTGCTGATCTACCTGGTCAGCCCCGACGGGCTCTTCCTGGACTACTACAACCGCACCAAGAGCCAGGACCAGATCACAGACAGCGTCAGGAAGCACATCCAGACCTACGTCACGCTCGGGACACAGTAA